A genomic region of Phragmites australis chromosome 2, lpPhrAust1.1, whole genome shotgun sequence contains the following coding sequences:
- the LOC133910111 gene encoding uncharacterized protein LOC133910111: MGNNNVTGQQVSEDPVQGVGKIIEPSNGSTGLNDTNTEKNTEKDGTQDTNMSKSLKDSIISNGGDEQVASYRNNSSSKIEGLDEKSRGSIQDNASTQDDQSGNLPKEDHELVKDETTETAIYPAEIIFPVSTTIEDMISIKDSSVSSEKVKQIVHGTRDRSGESTVGNFRSLLEENIEGSLEDEEESRSHENAPMGGNLSGEDTNEILQQGHIEVSTVEGQLMQMQGETTSSTESIVSTYLDADDSEIKEVVIEDKPRQKDSPSYVQLLDATNMKTSKDYITEIPQVISAVTTTTIVEPMIVSDEAIEEGENIHGYEDIPEYSAPDNLYNGEFAAKFQPYLRNPSVIKEQEPEKHEINERVVVSRKISDSVTTTVEHSGIERTYMKEDVDKTVAVQNLAYNFEQEKEPEEYDGNLVSPVEVNGKDLTCLHSSSSHHLLTVNDEKEQREVNGVTGILECDKETVKEILEQGNKVSNTEGLGQNIDAQVAAKEGGDLSNLPMTTSSSPLLLLEDFDKGCIKLDISDSNEGTITSTYNARTRDTQETITSSQGDRSQQIQFEEHDVVKLDNGEILSTCMQLVENSSKIGKIFTDGSNHKKVGVNATSISFTIESNQEGSTTTTTAIGFTAECNQAKDTTGVDRATEEQYILQTSTHVKEASEETPLLQRVESICSFSHSTEQHSKVGMGMPMADISVMQFKVEDEEESEKSPLLSPREPSGGDFRVPNHSARNKKPFQSLMTEDGVGMLSPLKEQESIPNNIVLVSSPRSRGKQKTRSSFFTSCMCCATPTN, from the exons ATGGGCAACAACAACGTCACTGGTCAACAAG TATCAGAAGATCCCGTTCAAGGTGTCGGCAAAATCATTGAGCCCTCAAATGGTTCAACTGGGCTCAACGACACAAACACTGAGAAAA ATACTGAGAAGGATGGCACTCAGGATACAAATATGTCAAAGTCCTTAAAGGACTCCATCATTTCCAATGGTGGAGATGAACAAGTGGCCTCTTATCGAAATAATTCATCATCTAAGATTGAAGGCTTAGATGAGAAAAGCAGGGGCTCGATTCAggacaatgcatcaacacaaGATGATCAGAGTGGTAACTTACCAAAAGAAG ATCATGAACTAGTGAAGGACGAGACAACTGAAACAGCTATATATCCTGCAGAAATAATTTTTCCTGTCAGCACCACCATTGAAGATATGATAAGCATCAAGGATAGTTCAGTATCTAGTGAAAAGGTCAAACAAATCGTGCATGGGACTCGAGACAGGAGCGGAGAAAGTACTGTGGGTAATTTCAGATCATTGTTAGAGGAAAATATAGAAGGGTCActagaagatgaggaagaatcTAGAAGCCATGAAAATGCACCGATGGGTGGCAATCTCTCTGGTGAAGATACAAATGAAATATTACAACAAGGACACATTGAGGTGTCAACAGTAGAGGGTCAGTTGATGCAAATGCAAGGAGAAACTACATCGTCAACTGAATCAATTGTCAGTACTTATCTTGATGCAGATGATTCTGAGATTAAGGAAGTTGTCATAGAAGATAAGCCTAGACAAAAAGACAGTCCATCATATGTGCAACTATTAGATGCCACAAATATGAAGACATCCAAGGATTATATCACAGAAATACCACAAGTAATCAGTGCAGTCACCACAACAACAATAGTAGAGCCTATGATTGTAAGTGATGAAGCAATTGAGGAAGGAGAGAATATACATGGATATGAAGATATTCCAGAGTATAGTGCACCTGATAATCTCTATAATGGCGAATTTGCTGCAAAATTTCAGCCATATCTAAGAAATCCAAGTGTAATAAAGGAACAAGAACCGGAGAAACATGAAATAAATGAGAGGGTAGTTGTATCAAGAAAGATTTCAGATTCTGTTACTACAACAGTGGAGCATAGTGGCATTGAAAGAACATACATGAAGGAAGATGTTGACAAAACTGTCGCAGTTCAGAATCTAGCATATAATTTTGAACAGGAGAAGGAGCCTGAGGAATATGATGGTAACTTAGTCAGTCCTGTTGAGGTCAATGGAAAGGATTTGACATGCTTACACTCATCTTCATCACATCATCTTCTTACTGTGAATGACGAAAAAGAACAAAGAGAAGTCAATGGAGTAACTGGAATACTAGAGTGTGATAAAGAGACAGTGAAAGAAATTTTAGAACAAGGTAATAAGGTAAGTAATACAGAAGGATTAGGTCAAAACATTGATGCACAGGTAGCAGCAAAGGAGGGAGGAGACTTATCCAATTTACCAATGACCACATCATCAAGTCCTCTTCTGTTACTAGAAGATTTTGACAAGGGATGTATAAAGCTTGATATCTCAGATAGTAATGAAGGGACCATCACCTCAACATATAACGCAAGGACCAGAGATACACAAGAAACTATAACCAGCTCACAAGGTGATCGGTCTCAGCAGATACAGTTTGAAGAACATGACGTTGTAAAACTTGACAACGGTGAGATTCTTAGCACTTGCATGCAGTTGGTGGAGAACAGCTCAAAGATAGGAAAAATCTTTACTGATGGTTCTAACCACAAGAAAGTAGGTGTGAACGCTACGTCGATAAGTTTTACTATTGAATCCAACCAGGAgggttctacaacaaccacTACAGCTATAGGCTTTACTGCTGAATGCAACCAGGCGAAAGACACAACAGGTGTTGATAGGGCTACAGAGGAACAATATATTCTTCAGACATCAACTCATGTTAAAGAAGCTAGTGAAGAGACTCCACTTCTTCAGAGAGTTGAGAGCATATGTTCTTTCAGTCATTCTACTGAACAGCATAGCAAAGTAGGCATGGGCATGCCCATGGCTGACATCTCTGTGATGCAATTTAAAGtcgaagatgaagaagaatctgAGAAGAGCCCACTGTTGAGCCCCAGGGAGCCATCAGGAGGAGACTTCAGAGTACCAAATCACTCTGCACGAAACAAGAAACCATTTCAGAGCTTAATGACAGAGGACGGGGTTGGTATGTTGTCTCCACTGAAGGAACAAGAATCGATCCCAAATAACATTGTCTTGGTTAGTTCTCCAAGAAGCAGAGGAAAACAGAAGACAAGATCTTCCTTTTTCACCAGTTGCATGTGTTGTGCCACACCTACAAACTGA